Proteins found in one Terribacillus sp. DMT04 genomic segment:
- the hmpA gene encoding NO-inducible flavohemoprotein, giving the protein MLSKETINIIKSTVPVLEVHGTQITTVFYEELFKAHPELLNIFNHANQAQGKQQTALANAVYAAAVHIDKLEQILPTVVQIAHKHVSLGVKPEHYPIVGEYLLKAIKMVLGDNATPEILHAWGEAYGVIADAFIGVEATMYEENEKKEGGWAYFKDFVVEKIVPESDVITSFYLKPADAAHVPSFAPGQYISVRVSIPGEKYMMIRQYSLSKTPSSDMFRISVKKEDDNNPDGKVSVYLHTQVKEGDTLEVSAPAGDFTLSEKSDNAITFIAGGVGITPIMSMMETLAAEEPTREIVFLQAARTPAYAAFTKQIQTLQEKMPNLTYQTYYEENRINETVLQNMVHADSDVYVCGPAGFMEFVISTLFRTGFSKEQIHFEFFGPAADLEKAE; this is encoded by the coding sequence ATGTTATCAAAAGAGACGATTAACATTATTAAAAGCACTGTACCTGTACTAGAAGTACACGGAACCCAAATTACGACTGTCTTTTATGAAGAACTATTTAAAGCTCATCCAGAACTGCTGAACATTTTCAACCACGCTAACCAAGCTCAAGGAAAACAACAGACTGCACTCGCGAATGCTGTCTATGCTGCTGCTGTGCATATTGATAAACTAGAACAAATTCTCCCGACTGTTGTACAAATAGCACATAAACATGTAAGCCTTGGTGTTAAACCAGAGCATTACCCAATTGTAGGCGAATACTTACTCAAAGCGATCAAGATGGTACTAGGAGATAACGCAACTCCAGAGATTCTTCATGCATGGGGAGAAGCATACGGTGTTATCGCGGATGCGTTCATTGGTGTAGAAGCCACGATGTATGAAGAAAACGAGAAAAAAGAAGGCGGCTGGGCGTATTTCAAAGACTTTGTTGTTGAAAAAATCGTTCCAGAAAGTGACGTTATCACTTCCTTCTACTTGAAACCTGCTGATGCAGCGCATGTACCTTCGTTTGCACCAGGTCAGTATATTTCCGTACGCGTATCCATTCCTGGCGAGAAGTACATGATGATCCGTCAATACAGTTTATCTAAAACACCGTCATCAGATATGTTCCGTATTTCCGTCAAAAAAGAAGACGATAACAATCCAGACGGTAAGGTTTCTGTCTACTTGCATACCCAAGTAAAAGAAGGAGATACACTGGAAGTAAGTGCACCTGCTGGTGACTTCACGCTTAGCGAAAAGTCAGATAATGCTATTACATTCATCGCTGGCGGTGTCGGAATCACACCAATCATGAGTATGATGGAAACACTCGCAGCAGAAGAGCCAACTCGGGAAATTGTCTTCCTGCAAGCAGCACGCACACCAGCATACGCTGCCTTTACGAAGCAGATTCAAACTCTTCAAGAGAAGATGCCCAACTTAACTTATCAAACATACTACGAAGAAAATCGAATTAACGAAACGGTGCTCCAAAATATGGTCCACGCAGATAGTGATGTTTATGTCTGTGGTCCAGCTGGATTCATGGAATTCGTCATCTCTACACTCTTTCGCACTGGCTTCAGCAAAGAGCAGATTCATTTTGAATTTTTCGGACCAGCAGCAGACTTAGAGAAAGCAGAATAA
- a CDS encoding Rrf2 family transcriptional regulator: MRLTMYTDFSLRILLYLGTQEKVKLSTIQEIATAYKISKNHLMKVSHELRQAGYIEAVRGRSGGIRLARDPKDINVGAVVRQMEDDFHLVECFNRENNTCPIASVCGLRGVLGKALHAYLQVLDAYTLQDLLQNEADLRMLLQ, from the coding sequence ATGCGGTTAACAATGTATACAGATTTCTCCCTGCGGATCCTTCTATATCTGGGAACACAAGAAAAAGTCAAGCTGTCGACGATTCAGGAAATCGCGACTGCCTATAAAATATCTAAAAATCACTTGATGAAAGTGTCGCATGAACTGCGGCAAGCAGGTTATATAGAAGCAGTAAGAGGTCGGTCAGGAGGTATCAGGCTGGCTCGTGATCCAAAGGACATTAATGTAGGAGCTGTCGTACGGCAAATGGAAGATGATTTTCACTTGGTGGAGTGCTTTAATCGGGAAAATAATACGTGTCCGATTGCTTCTGTTTGTGGCCTAAGAGGGGTTCTTGGCAAGGCATTGCATGCATATTTGCAGGTGCTGGATGCTTATACGCTACAGGATTTATTGCAAAACGAAGCCGATTTGCGGATGCTGCTTCAATAA
- a CDS encoding cupin domain-containing protein yields MGKDNGYIDYTKNNVQYFNDVNKNRLFTRNNQNYINRLGRDVLNTLGNVSLLDIFLSKGKTVEPHYHQNAAELIYAIQGSAHVSLINPFTNNVESISITPGQVANIPQGWWHWETAAEDETHLLTIFDAPYPEYIFGSDILAKTPVEVLAQTYCLDKKKLRETLRPLDNQTIVIGPPDECNQRTVLENSSPYQDPNISPPTYNTDGQQYYRFK; encoded by the coding sequence ATGGGGAAAGATAACGGATATATAGACTACACCAAAAACAATGTGCAATATTTTAATGATGTAAATAAAAATCGTTTATTCACCAGAAATAACCAAAATTATATCAACCGACTTGGCCGTGATGTATTAAATACATTAGGAAATGTATCTTTGCTTGATATTTTCCTGAGTAAGGGAAAGACGGTTGAACCACATTATCACCAAAATGCAGCTGAGCTGATTTATGCAATTCAGGGTTCCGCACACGTTTCGCTTATTAACCCTTTTACCAATAACGTGGAGTCTATCTCCATTACACCAGGTCAGGTAGCAAATATTCCGCAAGGCTGGTGGCATTGGGAGACAGCAGCTGAAGATGAAACGCACTTGCTGACAATATTTGATGCACCTTACCCTGAATATATTTTCGGATCCGACATCTTGGCTAAAACGCCAGTCGAAGTATTGGCACAAACATATTGCCTCGATAAAAAGAAGCTGCGCGAAACGTTGAGACCGCTTGACAATCAAACGATTGTTATTGGTCCGCCTGATGAATGTAATCAAAGAACTGTTCTAGAAAACAGTTCACCTTATCAAGACCCGAACATATCTCCTCCAACATATAATACGGATGGACAACAATATTACCGTTTCAAATAA
- a CDS encoding cell wall metabolism sensor histidine kinase WalK, whose product MRKRGITVKLFAVTALFFLAFYAMIMIFQLLFFDRFYEHHKTKEAAAHLHRLANGYEDDSWSEEELTKQTLAYMRETKSPLTIVDKDGYQLVRDPFNIMMKTESGEEVEVALSLLVTDYGNDLRTLDIKKGDTLTVQGETDGTVTTVMYPSVITNEDASVGEDLVDNEVTMQGTVTSISLPESGMLNKGIGLLYDALLEWFPLEKAELKKLSKGESLQLDWIEPWSGKHNLVLIDPVEKEGEKQYLFSITSLQEIKDTNEALQLFYFYIGIAGLVLILLLSLIYSRLVSRPLIKLNEMAKKMVHLDFSSAKPIKQKDELGSLSNNMLTMAQNLDAALSELKQANGQLKQDMEKRKRMEKAQREFFEHASHELKTPLSIVKSFAEGLQDGVSPNKQDHYVQVIIEESDKMEVLIKDMLDLAKLENGVIKLRKTSIMLSEMIEELAAKLFNMAKEKNVTIEIIPQNELPITADYEWMERVMRNFLVNAIRHSEADSVITIRIASDQETGSSNFSIENKGLHIPEEQMKKIWTRFYRTEASRSRMTGGTGLGLAIIQQILTLHRFDYGVENTTEGVRFFVKFDK is encoded by the coding sequence ATGAGAAAACGCGGCATTACTGTTAAGTTGTTTGCTGTGACAGCGCTGTTCTTTCTGGCTTTTTACGCCATGATTATGATCTTTCAGCTGTTGTTTTTTGATCGATTTTACGAGCACCATAAAACAAAAGAAGCTGCAGCGCATTTGCACCGGTTAGCAAATGGCTATGAAGATGATTCCTGGAGTGAGGAAGAACTGACAAAGCAGACGTTAGCTTATATGAGGGAAACAAAGAGTCCTTTAACAATCGTCGACAAAGATGGCTATCAGCTTGTGCGAGATCCGTTTAACATTATGATGAAGACAGAAAGTGGTGAAGAAGTGGAAGTAGCACTTTCTTTACTCGTAACAGATTATGGGAATGATTTGCGTACGCTGGACATCAAGAAGGGAGACACACTAACTGTCCAAGGAGAAACTGATGGAACAGTCACAACGGTGATGTATCCTTCTGTTATTACCAATGAAGATGCCAGTGTCGGTGAAGATTTAGTAGATAATGAAGTAACCATGCAAGGAACAGTAACAAGTATCTCGCTGCCCGAGTCAGGAATGTTGAATAAAGGAATAGGTTTGCTTTATGACGCTTTGCTGGAGTGGTTCCCATTAGAAAAAGCCGAGTTGAAAAAGCTATCCAAAGGAGAAAGTCTGCAGTTAGATTGGATAGAACCATGGAGCGGAAAACATAACCTTGTACTAATTGATCCCGTTGAAAAAGAAGGAGAAAAACAATACTTATTCTCTATAACGTCACTGCAGGAGATTAAGGATACAAATGAAGCATTGCAGTTGTTTTATTTTTATATCGGTATTGCTGGTTTGGTGCTAATTCTTTTGCTGTCTCTTATTTATTCCCGTCTTGTCAGCAGACCGCTGATCAAGCTAAATGAAATGGCCAAAAAGATGGTACATCTTGATTTTTCCTCAGCTAAGCCGATAAAACAAAAGGACGAGTTGGGGAGCCTTTCCAATAATATGCTGACAATGGCGCAAAACCTTGATGCTGCTTTGAGTGAATTAAAGCAAGCAAATGGACAGCTAAAGCAAGATATGGAGAAAAGAAAGCGGATGGAAAAGGCACAAAGGGAGTTTTTCGAGCATGCTTCACATGAGCTGAAAACACCGCTTAGTATTGTCAAAAGCTTTGCAGAAGGACTTCAGGATGGCGTTAGCCCTAATAAGCAAGATCATTATGTGCAAGTAATTATAGAAGAGTCAGATAAAATGGAAGTCCTGATTAAAGACATGCTGGATTTAGCAAAGCTGGAGAACGGTGTTATTAAGCTGCGCAAAACGTCTATTATGCTCAGTGAAATGATAGAAGAATTAGCTGCCAAGCTATTTAATATGGCAAAAGAGAAAAATGTGACAATAGAAATCATTCCGCAAAACGAACTGCCTATAACGGCCGATTATGAATGGATGGAACGCGTGATGCGGAATTTTCTTGTGAATGCTATCCGGCACAGCGAAGCTGATTCTGTCATTACCATAAGAATAGCGTCAGACCAGGAAACTGGCAGCAGTAACTTTAGCATTGAGAACAAAGGGCTGCATATACCGGAGGAGCAAATGAAGAAAATCTGGACACGATTTTATCGGACAGAAGCCTCACGCAGCCGCATGACAGGTGGTACCGGACTGGGATTAGCAATCATCCAGCAAATTCTCACGCTTCATCGATTTGATTACGGAGTGGAAAACACGACAGAAGGTGTCCGCTTCTTCGTTAAGTTTGATAAATAG